One part of the Prionailurus bengalensis isolate Pbe53 chromosome B2, Fcat_Pben_1.1_paternal_pri, whole genome shotgun sequence genome encodes these proteins:
- the ERMARD gene encoding endoplasmic reticulum membrane-associated RNA degradation protein isoform X5, translated as MLCPGGTTRRRPDLGAVGYDSLGQMLLEDPIATCLSPSVYDMICKFGFEVRETCDINSIVTQRGEVCWKTITDCVIYTESAQSLDYPGSVRLLGPVCEAAHSHLLSLTKEQFEICYTPWLQWTAFPELFPEILDALESVQSPAISLSLMKLTACLERALGDVFLLNGKECPFLLRDLLASKELAQVFGQSVMDVLKVFLGSPRGLNLRNILWHGFASPHEVPPKYCSMMTLLTAGLGQLLKSYLRQTKFALVHRPFRALPDLEDLAVFPDMTSEVLPVLEEVMKKSTFILKIMLPYWEEALIRFKAHRFADCAVLLLPQLETGLRRVFAVVNKCPQRLLTAEICSLVFPVVLLRLVTSQWPSAPPRPLSSRPCPSVLPLIPPGPLPCSAEASSDSPPSALYDSDPSLPLPQVVLHTDEYSSVVYGLICIKLVSGTPVSAASVVLPCGVLGPPCGPAFPWLVSCPSSSGLIEASPRFRNMCVSPRAVPTVPCLTTSGRISDPQSLIHADSPASLLCVLFLFYLEAVLLCLLCICVQFLVQVPQERKVHICAPGAHALCLSCWLCPGQCRALLWGICLLEERARTPGCQSSHSSTAGLSSWQRAHRYAV; from the exons ATGCTGTGTCCTGGGGGTACGACTCGTAGAAGACCTGACCTTGGTGCTGTAGGATACGACAGTCTGGGGCAG ATGCTATTAGAAGATCCTATTGCCACTTGTCTTTCTCCCTCAGTCTATGATATGATCTGTAAATTTGGGTTTGAAGTCAGAGAAACTTGTGATATCAATAGCATTGTAACTCAGAGGGGTGAAGTATGCTGGAAGACAATCACAGACTGCGTGATTTATACAGAATCAG CCCAGAGTCTGGATTACCCAGGAAGTGTGAGGCTGCTGGGCCCTGTGTGTGAGGCCGCCCACTCACATTTGTTATCTCTGACCAAGGAGCAGTTTGAAATCTGTTATACACCGTGGCTGCAGTGGACAGCTTTTCCAGAG TTATTTCCTGAAATACTTGATGCTTTGGAAAGCGTTCAATCTCCCGCTATTTCTCTTAGCTTAATGAAACTGACAGCATGTCTAGAACGGGCTTTGGGTGAT gtatttttactGAATGGGAAGGaatgtccttttcttttaagAGATCTGCTTGCATCTAAGGAGCTTGCTCAGGTCTTTGGGCAGTCTGTG ATGGACGTACTGAAAGTCTTCCTTGGATCTCCACGCGGGCTCAATCTGCGTAACATCCTGTGGCATGGGTTTGCGTCCCCTCACGAAGTCCCTCCGAA ATACTGTTCGATGATGACGCTCTTGACAGCGGGCTTGGGTCAGCTGCTAAAGAGTTACTTGCGACAAACTAAATTCGCATTGGTGCACCGACCTTTCAGAGCTCTTCCAGACCTTGAGGATTTGGCCGTTTTCCCAG ATATGACTTCTGAGGTACTTCCAGTGTTAGAAGAAGTGATGAAGAAATccacttttatattaaaaatcatgttgCCGTACTGGGAAGAGGCGTTAATCAGGTTCAAGGCACACAG GTTTGCTGACTGTGCCGTGTTGTTACTGCCGCAGCTGGAGACGGGACTGAGGAGAGTGTTTGCCGTCGTTAACAAGTGTCCACAGAGACTTCTGACGGCTGAG ATCTGTTCTCTGGTATTCCCTGTTGTCCTCCTTCGCTTGGTCACTTCGCAGTGGCCTTCCGCACCACCCCGGCCGCTCAGTTCCCGGCCCTGCCCCTCTGTCCTGCCCCTGATTCCTCCTGGGCCCCTCCCTTGCAGTGCTGAGGCCTCGTCTGACTCCCCTCCCAGTGCTCTTTATGACTCTGATCCTTCTCTCCCCCTACCGCAAGTTGTTTTACACACTGATGAATATTCTTCTGTCGTTTATGGTCTCATCTGCATAAAACTGGTTAGCGGCACCCCGGTGTCTGCAGCGAGTGTCGTCCTCCCGTGTGGCGTGCTGGGGCCTCCGTGCGGCCCAGCGTTCCCGTGGCTTGTCTCCTGTCCCAGTTCCTCCGGCTTAATCGAGGCCTCTCCCCGGTTCCGGAACATGTGTGTCTCTCCTAGGGCTGTGCCCACCGTCCCCTGCCTGACCACTTCAGGCCGCATCAGTGACCCCCAGAGCCTCATCCATGCAGACTCTCCAGCTTCGCTCCTCTGCgtcctgtttctgttttatctCGAGGCTGTTCTGCTTTGCCTTCTGTGCATTTGTGTACAGTTTCTGGTGCAGGTCCCTCAGGAGCGGAAGGTTCACATTTGTGCCCCTGGTGCCCACGCCCTGTGCCTTTCATGTTGGCTCTGCCCAGGGCAGTGCCGGGCACTGTTGTGGGGCATCTGTCTTCTGGAAGAAAGAGCTAGAACCCCCGGTTGTCAGAGCTCTCACTCGAGCACCGCTGGGCTTTCTTCATGGCAGCGTGCTCACCGCTATGCGGTTTAA